The Enhydrobacter sp. sequence GAATGAAGGCGACGACGGTGCAGGCGTAGCGTTCGAAGTCACGAGCGAGCCTGCGGTTGCGAGAGATCCAGGCGAAGGTTCGCTCGACGATCCATCGCTTGGGCAGAACGCTGAAGTTGTGCGCCTCGGTGCGCTTGACGATTTCGATCTGCCAGGAGCCGATATCGGCAACGACTTGGGCGACGCGTGGCCCTTGATAACCGGCATCAGCGAAGAGTTTGAGGATCGAGGGAAAGCGGCGTCTTGCGTTGCGCAGCAGCCGGCGGACGCCGTCGCGATCCTGCACATTGGCGCGATGGACGACGACGTTCAGCAACAGGCCGAGCGTATCGACGACGATATGTCGCTTGCGACCGGTCACCTTCTTGCCCGCGTCGTAGCCTTGCGGATCGATCGAGGCCCCCCTTTTTGCGCCGCTTTGGCGCTCTGACTGTCGAGGATTGCTACTGTCGGCTCGGGCTTGCGTCCCGCCGCCTCGCGCACCTGGACATACAGGGCCTGATGCAGGCGCAGCAGAGTCCGATCCGAGCGCCAGAGCGCAAAATAGTCGTACACCGTGCTCTTGGGCGGCAGGTCTTTGGGCAAGGCGTCCCACTGGCAACCGGTCGACAGCAGATAGAACACGGCGTTCAGCACTTCCCGCATATTGACGTCGCGCGGCCGCCCGCCACGGCGGGCGGGGGGAATCAGCGGCGCCACCAGTGCCCATTCCGCATCCGTCAAATCGCTGGGGTAGCGCAGCGCCTTGCGCTCATGAGCCCGACGATGCTCTGTCGTCCACATCTGGCACCTGTCTCAAACCACAGAGTGCCGAACAATGAATCACAACAGATTCTTCCGACTCAAGTTCTTTCCGGATAGGCTCTAAGCGTTGTGCGCGCGGCGCAGGGCCTGGTCGAGATCGGCATAGAGATCGTCGCTGTCTTCGACGCCGACGGAGAGGCGCAGGAGGTCGGGCGGGCAGGGGGTGCCCGGCCCCTCGATGCTGGCGCGGTGCTCGATCAGGCTTTCGACGCCCCCCAACGATGTCGCCCGTTTCCAGAGCTCGACACGCGCCGCGGTGGCGATGGCGGCTCGCTCGCCGCCCTTCGTCCTGACCGACAGCATGCCGCCGAAGCCGCCTTTCATCTGCCGCGCGGCGATATCGTGGCCGGCAAACGAGGACAGGCCCGGATAGAGGACCTCGGCGACCATCGGATGGGCGGCGAAACGCTCGGCGAGGGACTGTGCCGAGCGGCAGGCCCACTGCACGCGCGGGAACAGCGTGCGCATGCCGCGCATGAGCAGCCATGCCTCGGTCTGGCCCAGGATCGTGCCGAGCTGGCTGCGAATGCCTCGCAGCTTTGCCCAGTGCGCGTCGTCGCGGGCGCCGATCAGGGCGCCGGCGATGATGTCGGAATGGCCGTTCAGGTACTTGGTGGCCGAGTGCATGACGATGTCGGCGCCAAGCTCGATCGGCCGGGTCAGCACCGGCGTCGCGACTGTCGAATCGACCGCCAGCGACGCGCCTGCCGCATGAGCGATCCTGGCCACGGCGGCGATGTCGCTGACGGTCCAAGTCGGATTGGCCGGCGTCTCGAGCCATACGAGTCTCGTGGCACCCGGCTTGACCGCGGATGCGATCGCGTCGGTTCTGGCCGCATCGACGAAGTCCACCTTGAGACCCCAGTGGGTGGCGAAGGTCGCGAGCCAGTTGCGCAAGGCCCAATACATGACCTTGGGCACGACGACATGGTCGCCTGGCGCGAGCGCCAGGAAACAGGCGCTGGCGGCGCTCATACCCGACGAGAAGACCAGCGCCTTGGTGCCCCCTTCGAGCGCCGCCAGGGTCGCCTCGACCTGGTCGAAGGTCGGGTTGTCGGCCCGCGCATAGATGCGGCCCGAACTGTAGCCGTTGTCCTCGTCGCGCTGGTAGGTGCTTGCCATGTGGATCGGCGGCACGACGGCCCGGGTGACGGGGTCGATCCAGCCCATCGCCTGCGCCGCGAGGGAAGCCCCTGAAAAGCCTTTATCTTTCATGGATCGCCCTTAACTTACAAAATGCTTACGCCGCACAAAATGATAGCGCATTCACCGCCTCGGTATTGGCGACGGACCGCAATTGTTTTATCGATTGTGAGGTCGATCGGTCGGCAATCGAGAATAGTGTCAGTCGTGCGACGTGATCGCAAATCATGAGCGACCATTCACAGGGGATGCAGAGTATGGAACTGGAAGCGTCGGTTCGGGCACCTCAGGTTCAGCACGCTGGTCGCGGTGACCGTGTCGCCCGAACACGGGAGGCCATCGTCTCGTCCACGCTGACACTCGCCATGGAAGGGGAGGTCGCGCCGATCGTGCGCGACATCGCCAAGCTGGCCGGTGTGTCCGCGCGCACGGTCTTTCAGCACTTCGCCGATACGGCCGAGCTCTATGTCGCCGTGCTCGGTCGGGCACTGGGCGGCTGGAAAGCGCAGCCGCAGGAGCCGGGGGTGCGCCAGCCGCTCGAAGAGCGCATCTCCACAGTCGTCAGCAGCCGCGCAGGGCGCTACGAGTCGCTGCGGCCGATGTGGACCTTCGTCGAGACGCTGTGCCGCCGCTCGAAGGAAGCCGCCGACAAGACGACCGAGATCTACTCGAACAATCGCGAGCAGATCGCCCAGTCGTTTGGCCAGGAGCTGACCGCGCTGCCGGGCGAGAGGCGGGAGCGCACGCTGAACGCGCTCGCGGCGGTGCTGGCGCCCGAAAGCTGGATCGTGCTGCGCGAGCGGCTCGGGCTCACCGCCGAACAGGCACGCGACGAGTGGCGCTTCATGATCAACGCGATCTTCAAGGACGGCATCGACCGCTAACGTCGTTGCGGGGGAGCGCTGCGCGCCAGTTTCTCCAGCGCCCGGTCGCGCAGGCCGAGCGCCGTCAGATGGGCGAGCGTGTTGCGGACATAGTCGAGGTTGCTGCCGGTGGCGCCGTTGCCCTGACGGATGAAGCGAAGCGCCTTGTCGGCGGCGAGCTTGCCGGCGAATTGTCGATGCTTGCGGTCGGCAAGGTAGA is a genomic window containing:
- a CDS encoding aminotransferase class I/II-fold pyridoxal phosphate-dependent enzyme; its protein translation is MKDKGFSGASLAAQAMGWIDPVTRAVVPPIHMASTYQRDEDNGYSSGRIYARADNPTFDQVEATLAALEGGTKALVFSSGMSAASACFLALAPGDHVVVPKVMYWALRNWLATFATHWGLKVDFVDAARTDAIASAVKPGATRLVWLETPANPTWTVSDIAAVARIAHAAGASLAVDSTVATPVLTRPIELGADIVMHSATKYLNGHSDIIAGALIGARDDAHWAKLRGIRSQLGTILGQTEAWLLMRGMRTLFPRVQWACRSAQSLAERFAAHPMVAEVLYPGLSSFAGHDIAARQMKGGFGGMLSVRTKGGERAAIATAARVELWKRATSLGGVESLIEHRASIEGPGTPCPPDLLRLSVGVEDSDDLYADLDQALRRAHNA
- a CDS encoding TetR/AcrR family transcriptional regulator, with protein sequence MELEASVRAPQVQHAGRGDRVARTREAIVSSTLTLAMEGEVAPIVRDIAKLAGVSARTVFQHFADTAELYVAVLGRALGGWKAQPQEPGVRQPLEERISTVVSSRAGRYESLRPMWTFVETLCRRSKEAADKTTEIYSNNREQIAQSFGQELTALPGERRERTLNALAAVLAPESWIVLRERLGLTAEQARDEWRFMINAIFKDGIDR